The following proteins are encoded in a genomic region of Micromonospora olivasterospora:
- a CDS encoding exo-alpha-sialidase, which translates to MGATQLLSTPISWQIWESHAVIFSTEEGLKYPMADQDLQYGSFDGTSWSVAAPIPNSQTAAVPALAVFNSKLYCVHRGGNEAALDYLWYTSFDGTKWSTDTRIVPNRDSAGGPGLAVFNNKLYCVFRTSDDLNLRYMTFDGTSWSADAPIPNTQAAAEPALAVFNSKLYCVHRGGNDGFLWYTSFDGTKWSTDTPIAPNRYTAVGPGLAVFNNQLYCAFLPSDGPNLRYMTFDGISWSADAPIPNTYTATTPALAVFNSKLYCVHRGGDNPTVCYTSFDGTKWIPDTPMLPHRYTAAGLGLAVFNNQLYSAHRN; encoded by the coding sequence ATGGGTGCCACGCAACTGCTTTCAACACCGATCTCGTGGCAGATATGGGAATCCCACGCCGTTATCTTTTCGACCGAAGAGGGGCTGAAGTATCCGATGGCCGACCAGGATCTCCAGTACGGATCGTTCGACGGCACCAGCTGGAGCGTGGCCGCTCCGATCCCCAACAGCCAGACGGCCGCTGTGCCGGCGCTGGCCGTTTTCAACAGCAAGCTGTACTGCGTGCACCGCGGTGGCAACGAAGCGGCTCTTGACTACCTCTGGTACACGTCCTTCGACGGCACCAAGTGGAGCACGGACACCCGGATCGTCCCCAACCGCGACTCGGCTGGTGGGCCGGGCCTGGCTGTTTTCAACAACAAGTTGTACTGCGTCTTCCGCACCAGCGATGACCTCAACCTTCGGTACATGACCTTCGACGGCACCAGCTGGAGCGCGGACGCTCCGATCCCCAACACTCAGGCGGCTGCTGAACCGGCGCTGGCCGTTTTCAACAGCAAGCTGTACTGCGTGCACCGCGGTGGCAACGATGGGTTCCTCTGGTACACGTCCTTCGACGGTACCAAGTGGAGCACGGACACCCCGATCGCCCCCAACCGTTACACGGCTGTTGGGCCGGGCCTGGCCGTATTCAACAATCAGTTGTACTGCGCCTTCCTCCCCAGCGATGGTCCCAACCTTCGCTATATGACCTTCGACGGCATCAGCTGGAGCGCGGACGCTCCGATCCCCAACACTTACACGGCCACTACGCCAGCGCTGGCCGTTTTCAACAGCAAGCTGTACTGCGTGCACCGCGGTGGCGACAATCCCACCGTCTGCTACACGTCCTTCGACGGCACCAAGTGGATCCCGGACACCCCGATGCTCCCGCACCGTTACACGGCTGCTGGGCTGGGCCTGGC
- a CDS encoding VOC family protein → MVPVTRLDHAVIAVSDWRVSTDFYRDVVGAEVISVGGDRVAFRVGPNQLNVHGPGVDLADNVARLPVRPGNSDICFVWEGPIEEAVAHLRQHNVEVETGPVRRFGAGGTGASVYFRDPDGSLLEFISYEASPQPASPDPAARTGQQAAVQALPMETDTYGFSSETMNGV, encoded by the coding sequence ATGGTGCCCGTGACCCGGCTGGACCACGCCGTCATCGCTGTCTCGGATTGGCGGGTCTCCACCGACTTCTATCGCGATGTCGTCGGTGCTGAGGTGATCAGCGTTGGCGGCGACCGCGTTGCGTTCCGAGTCGGCCCCAACCAGTTGAACGTTCATGGGCCGGGTGTCGACCTTGCGGACAACGTTGCCCGTCTCCCCGTTCGCCCGGGGAACAGTGACATCTGCTTCGTCTGGGAGGGGCCGATCGAGGAGGCGGTGGCACACCTGCGACAACACAATGTCGAGGTGGAAACAGGACCTGTTCGGCGGTTCGGTGCCGGCGGGACAGGGGCAAGCGTCTACTTTCGCGATCCTGATGGAAGCCTGCTCGAGTTCATCTCCTACGAGGCGTCCCCGCAGCCGGCCAGCCCCGACCCGGCCGCTCGGACAGGCCAGCAGGCGGCCGTCCAGGCGCTGCCGATGGAGACTGACACGTACGGCTTTTCTTCGGAGACAATGAACGGCGTATGA
- a CDS encoding SigE family RNA polymerase sigma factor, which yields MSRYEDDEQFRLFVQRQWGRLFRTAYLLTGDRGTAEDLVQSALEKTHRRWGRVLRRDAPEVYVRRVMVNTAISWRRRRRPLEVPLLTSDSASMPDAYAQVEERQLLLTALRRLPPRTQAVLVLRYFEDLSEADTARVLGCSVGSVKSQASRGLARLRVEFAPPAPQSPVRLQEEPA from the coding sequence GTGAGTCGCTACGAGGACGACGAACAGTTCCGGCTGTTTGTACAACGACAGTGGGGGAGGCTGTTCCGAACGGCCTACCTGCTGACCGGCGACCGGGGGACAGCCGAGGACCTGGTGCAGTCGGCGTTGGAGAAGACCCATCGGCGCTGGGGGCGGGTACTGCGCAGGGATGCGCCCGAGGTCTACGTACGCCGGGTGATGGTCAACACGGCGATCTCCTGGCGGCGTCGGCGGCGGCCGCTGGAGGTGCCGCTGCTGACCTCCGACAGCGCGTCGATGCCGGACGCGTACGCGCAGGTGGAGGAGCGGCAACTGCTCCTCACCGCGCTGCGTCGGTTGCCGCCCAGAACCCAGGCGGTTCTGGTGCTGCGCTACTTCGAGGACCTCAGCGAGGCGGACACCGCCAGGGTTCTCGGCTGCTCCGTCGGCTCGGTGAAGAGCCAGGCGTCGCGCGGGTTGGCCCGGCTGCGGGTCGAGTTCGCCCCACCCGCCCCTCAGTCCCCGGTACGGCTCCAGGAGGAACCGGCATGA
- a CDS encoding MarR family winged helix-turn-helix transcriptional regulator, giving the protein MNHPNNLGLELHTLVSRLERAGDRILRADHGMSYRRFMVLVTVGELEACTQRALADSLAVTEPSISRMIAALAGTGLLTVTPDPAGGNRRRIALTDAGRELVERAGTELIGRLTELVESSGVPFDTYLAYTRRLNAALGGG; this is encoded by the coding sequence ATGAACCATCCGAACAACCTCGGGCTGGAGCTACACACGCTGGTGTCCCGCCTAGAGCGTGCCGGTGACCGCATCCTGCGAGCCGACCACGGCATGTCGTACCGGCGGTTCATGGTCCTGGTCACGGTCGGCGAGCTGGAGGCATGCACCCAGCGGGCGCTGGCCGACAGCCTGGCGGTGACCGAGCCCTCGATCAGCCGCATGATCGCCGCCCTCGCCGGCACCGGGCTGCTCACCGTGACACCGGACCCGGCCGGCGGCAACCGGCGCCGGATCGCCCTCACCGACGCCGGCCGGGAGCTGGTCGAGCGGGCGGGCACCGAGCTGATCGGACGGCTCACCGAGCTGGTCGAGTCCAGCGGCGTGCCGTTCGACACCTACCTCGCGTACACCCGACGGCTGAACGCCGCCCTGGGCGGCGGCTGA
- a CDS encoding NUDIX hydrolase: MTIFADGFPAPPALVEHAGRFAAEGGTPAPPRVAATVLLLRPAGADFEVYVIRRVAAMAFGGVYAFPGGGVDASDSQAHVDWAGPGPAIWGERLGVATDAAQAVVCAAAREVFEEAGVLLAGPDAHTVVGDVSDDGWEAARQDLEARRRGFADLLAERGLTVRSDLLLPWSRWITPEFEPRRFDTYFFVALLPEGQRTRDVSGEADHTVWIRPADALARAAAGELTMLPPTLVTLAQVAAAGDLAGVARAAALRDAATPITPRLDLPEGGAPRFVLD; encoded by the coding sequence GTGACGATCTTCGCCGACGGCTTCCCCGCCCCGCCGGCGCTGGTCGAGCACGCCGGGCGGTTCGCGGCCGAGGGCGGCACGCCGGCGCCCCCGCGGGTCGCGGCGACGGTGCTGCTGCTGCGCCCGGCCGGCGCCGACTTCGAGGTGTACGTCATCCGCCGCGTCGCCGCGATGGCCTTCGGCGGGGTGTACGCGTTCCCGGGCGGCGGGGTGGACGCCTCCGACTCCCAGGCCCACGTCGACTGGGCCGGCCCCGGGCCGGCGATCTGGGGGGAGCGCCTGGGCGTGGCCACGGACGCGGCGCAGGCGGTCGTCTGCGCCGCGGCTCGGGAGGTCTTCGAGGAGGCCGGGGTGCTGCTGGCCGGCCCGGACGCGCACACGGTGGTGGGCGACGTCAGCGACGACGGCTGGGAGGCCGCGCGGCAGGACCTGGAGGCGCGTCGGCGGGGCTTCGCCGACCTGCTCGCCGAGCGGGGGCTCACCGTCCGGTCGGACCTGCTGCTGCCGTGGAGCCGGTGGATCACGCCGGAATTCGAGCCGCGCCGCTTCGACACGTACTTTTTCGTGGCCCTGCTGCCTGAGGGGCAGCGGACCCGGGACGTCTCCGGGGAGGCCGACCACACGGTGTGGATCCGCCCGGCGGACGCCCTGGCCCGGGCGGCGGCCGGCGAGCTGACCATGCTGCCGCCGACCCTGGTCACGCTGGCCCAGGTGGCTGCCGCCGGTGACCTGGCCGGGGTGGCCCGGGCGGCAGCGCTGCGCGATGCCGCCACGCCGATCACCCCGCGCCTCGACCTGCCGGAGGGCGGCGCACCCCGGTTCGTGCTGGACTGA
- a CDS encoding family 2B encapsulin nanocompartment shell protein has translation MLSSLTSDTVGDGHTQISLSTAAARNLATTTKSVPQMQEISSRWLLRNLPWVQVSAGTYRVNRRLSYRIGDGRVSFVSTGADIQVVPPELCELALLRNFGDESVLRGLAGRFTRRDFEPGQVIARSGTAADHLYLIVHGKVAKHGTGAYGDPVQIGVLADGEFFGDQTLLDPDATWEHSVRALTSVTTLALPKQAFTQLLADSPSLREHVERFRLAASLPQNRHGEAAIEIAAGHTGEPTLAGTFVDYELAPREYELAVAQTVLRVHTRVADLYNEPMNQLEQQLRLTVEALRERQEHELVNNTDFGLLHNADHRQRIHTRTGPPTPDDLDELLTMRRGTRLFLAHPKAIAAFGRECTRRGIYPDPVEVDGHRVPAWRGVPIFPCGKIPISGAHTTSILAMRTGEDDQGVVGLHQTGIPDEYQPSLSVRFMGINDQAIMSYLVSAYFSVAVLVPDALGVLEDVQLSHYGDQAA, from the coding sequence ATGCTCAGTTCACTCACCTCAGACACCGTCGGAGACGGGCACACACAGATCAGCCTGAGCACGGCGGCCGCCCGCAACCTCGCGACCACCACCAAGTCCGTGCCGCAGATGCAGGAGATCAGCTCCCGCTGGCTGCTGCGCAACCTGCCCTGGGTACAGGTCTCCGCGGGCACGTACCGCGTGAACCGGCGACTCAGCTACCGGATCGGCGACGGCCGCGTCTCCTTTGTCAGCACCGGCGCGGACATCCAGGTGGTACCCCCGGAGCTCTGCGAACTCGCGCTGCTGCGCAACTTCGGCGACGAGTCCGTGCTGCGCGGCCTCGCCGGCCGGTTCACCCGCCGGGACTTCGAGCCCGGTCAGGTCATCGCCCGGTCGGGGACGGCGGCCGACCACCTCTACCTCATCGTGCACGGCAAGGTCGCAAAGCACGGTACCGGGGCGTACGGCGACCCCGTCCAGATCGGCGTGCTGGCCGACGGCGAGTTCTTCGGTGACCAGACACTCCTCGACCCGGACGCGACCTGGGAGCACAGCGTCCGGGCGCTGACCTCGGTGACCACCCTGGCGCTGCCCAAGCAGGCATTCACCCAACTGCTCGCGGACTCGCCGTCCCTACGGGAGCACGTCGAGCGGTTCCGGCTCGCGGCGAGCCTGCCCCAGAACAGGCACGGCGAGGCGGCGATCGAGATAGCGGCCGGGCACACGGGCGAGCCGACGCTGGCCGGCACCTTCGTGGACTACGAGCTCGCTCCCCGCGAGTACGAGCTGGCCGTGGCGCAGACCGTGCTGCGGGTGCACACCCGCGTCGCCGACCTCTACAACGAGCCGATGAACCAGCTCGAACAGCAGCTGCGGCTGACCGTCGAGGCGCTGCGCGAGCGGCAGGAGCACGAACTGGTCAACAACACCGACTTCGGTCTGCTGCACAACGCCGACCACCGGCAGCGCATCCACACGCGGACCGGCCCGCCGACCCCGGACGACCTCGACGAACTGCTCACCATGCGGCGCGGGACGCGACTCTTCCTGGCCCACCCGAAGGCCATCGCGGCGTTCGGCCGGGAATGCACCCGGCGGGGCATCTACCCCGATCCGGTGGAGGTCGACGGCCACCGCGTACCGGCCTGGCGCGGGGTGCCCATCTTCCCCTGCGGCAAGATCCCGATCTCCGGCGCGCACACCACCTCCATCCTGGCGATGCGGACGGGCGAGGACGACCAGGGCGTGGTCGGCCTGCACCAGACCGGGATCCCGGACGAGTACCAGCCGAGCCTCTCCGTGCGGTTCATGGGCATCAACGACCAGGCGATCATGTCGTACCTGGTGAGCGCCTACTTCTCGGTGGCCGTACTGGTGCCGGACGCCCTCGGCGTGCTGGAGGACGTGCAGCTGTCGCACTACGGCGACCAGGCGGCCTAG
- a CDS encoding family 2 encapsulin nanocompartment cargo protein terpene cyclase, which yields MSAADALSGFAADALSGFAADALSGFAAAILAATGRAPSAELSQVAAGPTALDRLTDSTGLGRSAFRIPRSPMLPPPTDDGVPELFCPGPVRDDPALGETVNDGIVEWAGQVGIYPGQLDRLRAYNFGRLIMLTHPATNDPDRLLAAAKCVVAEWATDDYVVDEVSLGADPAVVGSRLAKLHAVVDPARLPARYAPQLDAYRRDEPIATAFRSAMEHLARYTTVAQLGRFQHQLGILFLAWNQEADWHVNGRTPPVWEYLVQRHLNNFLPPMVLVDAVAGYELSPDEFFDPRVRRAYTTAALANVLLNDIHSGTCESDTDFNLPRVISIEEGCSLRDAVTRTVEIHNELMHAFVADAATLSLIGSPNLRRFLADIWAWLGGSREWHATTSRYHGEATTRS from the coding sequence GTGTCCGCCGCCGACGCCCTGAGCGGCTTCGCCGCCGACGCCCTGAGCGGCTTCGCCGCCGACGCCCTGAGCGGCTTCGCCGCCGCGATCCTGGCCGCCACCGGCCGGGCCCCCTCGGCGGAGCTGTCGCAGGTCGCCGCCGGCCCGACGGCGCTCGACCGGCTCACCGACAGCACCGGCCTGGGCAGATCCGCGTTCCGCATCCCCCGGTCGCCGATGCTGCCACCCCCGACCGACGACGGGGTGCCGGAGCTGTTCTGTCCCGGCCCGGTCCGGGACGACCCGGCGCTGGGCGAGACGGTCAACGACGGGATCGTGGAGTGGGCCGGGCAGGTCGGCATCTACCCCGGGCAGCTCGACCGGCTCCGGGCGTACAACTTCGGCCGCCTGATCATGCTCACCCACCCCGCCACCAACGACCCGGACCGGCTGCTCGCGGCGGCGAAATGCGTCGTCGCCGAGTGGGCGACCGACGACTACGTCGTGGACGAGGTCAGCCTCGGCGCGGACCCGGCCGTGGTCGGGTCCCGCCTGGCCAAGCTCCACGCGGTGGTCGACCCGGCCCGCCTTCCGGCCAGGTACGCGCCGCAGCTCGACGCGTACCGGCGGGACGAGCCCATCGCCACCGCCTTCCGCAGCGCCATGGAACACCTGGCCCGCTACACCACGGTGGCGCAGCTGGGCAGGTTCCAGCACCAGCTGGGCATCCTCTTCCTCGCGTGGAACCAGGAGGCGGACTGGCACGTCAACGGACGTACCCCGCCGGTGTGGGAGTACCTGGTGCAGCGGCACCTGAACAACTTTCTCCCGCCGATGGTCCTCGTCGACGCGGTCGCCGGCTACGAGCTCTCCCCCGACGAATTCTTCGACCCCCGGGTACGCCGTGCGTACACCACCGCCGCGCTGGCGAACGTGCTGCTGAACGACATCCATTCCGGCACATGCGAGTCGGACACCGACTTCAACCTGCCCCGAGTGATCTCCATCGAGGAGGGGTGCTCCCTCCGTGACGCGGTCACCCGGACCGTGGAGATCCACAACGAGCTGATGCACGCGTTCGTGGCCGACGCCGCGACGCTCAGCCTCATCGGCTCGCCCAACCTGCGGCGGTTCCTGGCCGACATCTGGGCCTGGCTCGGCGGCAGCCGCGAATGGCACGCGACCACCTCTCGCTACCACGGCGAAGCGACCACAAGGAGTTGA
- a CDS encoding geranyl diphosphate 2-C-methyltransferase — MTMQTSTIGKPVLRTPYQRSVAAYWNTNQNDPVNLKLGEIDGIYHHHYGVGDYDPAVLDGPKETRDERVIAELHRLETAQANVLLDHLGDIAPTDRLLDAGSGRGGTSLMAHQRFGCHVDGVSISEYQVGFANEQAAVHGVADQVAFHFRNMLDTGFDNGRYQAVWTNETTMYVDLFELYGEFARLLPFGGRYVCITGCANDVTGGRSKAVSRIDEHYTCNIHRRSQYFAALAANRLAPINVVDLTAATIPYWELRAKSSVATGIEEAFLTAYREGSFHYLLIVADRI; from the coding sequence ATGACCATGCAGACGTCCACCATCGGCAAGCCGGTGTTGCGCACTCCGTACCAGCGTTCGGTCGCGGCGTACTGGAACACCAACCAGAACGACCCGGTCAACCTCAAGCTCGGGGAGATCGACGGCATCTACCACCACCACTACGGCGTCGGCGACTACGACCCCGCCGTGCTCGACGGCCCAAAGGAGACCCGCGACGAACGCGTCATCGCCGAGCTGCACCGGCTGGAGACGGCGCAGGCGAACGTCCTCCTCGACCACCTGGGCGACATCGCGCCGACGGACCGGCTGCTGGACGCCGGCTCCGGCCGTGGTGGCACCAGCCTCATGGCCCACCAGCGATTCGGCTGCCACGTCGACGGAGTGTCCATCTCCGAGTACCAGGTCGGGTTCGCCAACGAGCAGGCCGCCGTCCACGGCGTCGCCGACCAGGTCGCGTTCCACTTCCGCAACATGTTGGACACCGGCTTCGACAACGGGCGGTACCAGGCCGTCTGGACCAACGAGACGACCATGTACGTCGACCTCTTCGAGCTGTACGGGGAGTTCGCCCGGCTGCTGCCGTTCGGCGGACGGTACGTCTGCATCACCGGCTGCGCGAACGACGTGACCGGTGGTCGCTCGAAGGCGGTGAGCCGGATCGACGAGCACTACACCTGCAACATCCACCGGAGGAGCCAGTACTTCGCGGCGCTCGCCGCCAACCGGCTCGCACCGATCAACGTCGTCGACCTCACGGCCGCGACCATCCCGTACTGGGAGCTGCGGGCCAAGTCGTCGGTGGCGACGGGGATCGAGGAGGCGTTCCTCACCGCGTACCGCGAGGGTTCCTTCCACTACCTGCTCATCGTCGCCGACCGGATCTGA
- a CDS encoding Gfo/Idh/MocA family protein: protein MTRWGILATGNIAGRFAEDLRLVPGAELVAAGSRTPESARRFAERHGARRAYGSWAELAADDEVGAIYVATPHAAHHEAAMTCLAAGRAVLVEKPCTLDLATSTELVETARARDVFLMEAMWMRTNPLVLRLAELVADGAIGEITSVQADFGVAGPFPPEHRMRARALGGGALLDLGVYPVSLAHLLLGVPQHVGSWARLGPEGVDENTGIVLGYGSGAVATLSCGMVGETPRVAAITGTAGRIDLPAPFFRPPSATLRRAGAAPETIPADLTGGGYQYEAAEVQRCLAEGLRESRLVPHSATLEVMALLDTVRAQIGVHYP, encoded by the coding sequence ATGACGCGTTGGGGCATCCTGGCCACCGGCAACATCGCCGGCCGCTTCGCCGAGGACCTGCGGCTGGTGCCGGGGGCAGAACTGGTCGCGGCCGGCTCGCGTACGCCCGAGAGCGCGCGGCGGTTCGCCGAGCGGCACGGGGCGCGGCGCGCGTACGGCTCCTGGGCGGAGCTGGCCGCCGACGACGAGGTGGGCGCGATCTACGTGGCCACCCCGCACGCGGCGCACCACGAGGCGGCCATGACCTGCCTGGCCGCCGGCCGGGCGGTGCTGGTGGAGAAGCCGTGCACCCTCGACCTGGCGACCAGCACCGAGCTGGTCGAGACGGCCCGCGCCCGCGACGTCTTCCTCATGGAGGCGATGTGGATGCGGACCAACCCGCTCGTCCTGCGGCTCGCGGAGCTGGTCGCGGACGGCGCGATCGGGGAGATCACGAGCGTGCAGGCCGACTTCGGGGTGGCCGGGCCGTTCCCGCCGGAGCACCGGATGCGGGCCCGGGCCCTCGGCGGCGGCGCCCTGCTCGACCTGGGCGTCTACCCGGTCAGCCTGGCCCACCTGCTGCTCGGCGTGCCGCAGCACGTCGGTTCGTGGGCGCGGCTCGGCCCGGAGGGGGTGGACGAGAACACCGGCATCGTCCTCGGCTACGGCTCGGGGGCGGTGGCCACGCTGAGCTGCGGCATGGTCGGGGAGACCCCGCGGGTCGCCGCGATCACCGGCACGGCCGGCCGGATCGACCTGCCCGCGCCGTTCTTCCGGCCGCCCTCGGCGACGCTGCGCCGGGCCGGCGCCGCCCCGGAGACGATTCCCGCCGACCTGACCGGCGGCGGCTACCAGTACGAGGCGGCCGAGGTGCAGCGCTGCCTCGCCGAGGGGCTGCGCGAGAGCCGGCTGGTGCCGCACTCCGCCACCCTGGAGGTGATGGCCCTGCTCGACACCGTCCGCGCCCAGATCGGCGTGCACTACCCGTGA
- a CDS encoding inorganic phosphate transporter: MTPELLAVLAVIVVALAFDYTNGFHDAANAIATSVSTRALTPRVALALAAVGNFVGAHFGAGVAKTVGDGLVTLPTGVASLGVVFAGVLGAIAWNLITWYFGLPSSSSHALFGGLVGATLLAAGGVVQWANIGEKVLIPMVLSPIVGLVLGYLVMLAILWLFRKGQPGRLNRGFRWAQTASAAAMSVGHGMQDAAKTMGIVVLALYTGGFQSDKTHIPGWVFWTSAAMLAAGTYAGGWRIIRTLGRKIIDLGPPEGFAAETVASAVLYFNALVLKAPISTTHTITSAIMGVGATKRLSAVRWNVAGNIVIAWIITFPASALIACLTYLVVRPLFG, translated from the coding sequence CTGACACCCGAACTCCTCGCCGTGCTGGCGGTGATCGTGGTGGCCCTGGCGTTCGACTACACCAACGGCTTCCACGACGCCGCCAACGCCATCGCCACCAGCGTCTCGACGCGCGCCCTCACCCCCCGGGTCGCGCTCGCCCTGGCCGCGGTGGGCAACTTCGTCGGCGCGCACTTCGGCGCCGGGGTCGCCAAGACCGTCGGCGACGGCCTGGTCACCCTGCCAACGGGGGTGGCGAGCCTGGGGGTGGTCTTCGCCGGGGTGCTGGGGGCCATCGCCTGGAACCTGATCACCTGGTACTTCGGCCTGCCCTCGTCCTCCTCCCACGCGCTCTTCGGCGGCCTGGTCGGGGCGACCCTGCTGGCGGCCGGCGGCGTGGTGCAGTGGGCCAACATCGGCGAGAAGGTCCTCATCCCGATGGTGCTCTCGCCCATCGTCGGCCTGGTGCTGGGCTACCTGGTGATGCTGGCGATCCTCTGGCTGTTCCGGAAGGGCCAGCCGGGCCGGCTGAACCGCGGCTTCCGCTGGGCGCAGACCGCCTCGGCGGCGGCGATGTCGGTCGGCCACGGCATGCAGGACGCCGCGAAGACCATGGGCATCGTGGTCCTCGCCCTCTACACCGGCGGCTTCCAGAGTGACAAGACCCACATCCCCGGGTGGGTGTTCTGGACCTCGGCGGCCATGCTCGCCGCAGGCACGTACGCCGGCGGCTGGCGGATCATCCGCACCCTTGGCCGCAAGATCATCGATCTTGGCCCGCCGGAGGGCTTCGCCGCCGAGACGGTGGCCAGCGCGGTGCTCTACTTCAACGCCCTGGTGCTCAAGGCGCCGATCTCCACCACCCACACCATCACCTCGGCGATCATGGGGGTGGGCGCGACGAAGCGGCTCTCCGCGGTCCGCTGGAACGTCGCCGGCAACATCGTGATCGCGTGGATCATCACGTTCCCGGCGTCGGCGCTGATCGCCTGTCTCACGTACCTGGTGGTCCGGCCGCTCTTCGGCTGA
- a CDS encoding DUF47 domain-containing protein encodes MKFSFRPTEGAFYELFTRAAQNLVRGTELLNELALPGVDVQSVSERLTEVEHDSDQITHELYKKINSTFITPFDREDIYRLGSLLDDVMDHLEAVGNLLYLYGLTKLPALPRELHELVNVLDQQAKLTAEAMPRLRSMKDLEDYWIECNRLENDGDQAYRMLLVRLFSGEYDALTVLKMKEVADELEAACDAFEHVANTVETIAVKES; translated from the coding sequence GTGAAGTTTTCCTTCCGCCCCACCGAGGGCGCCTTCTACGAGCTCTTCACCAGGGCGGCGCAGAACCTGGTACGGGGCACCGAGCTGCTGAACGAGCTGGCCCTGCCGGGTGTCGACGTGCAGTCGGTGAGCGAGCGGCTCACCGAGGTCGAGCACGACAGCGACCAGATCACCCACGAGCTGTACAAGAAGATCAACTCTACCTTCATCACCCCGTTCGACCGGGAGGACATCTACCGTCTGGGCTCGCTGCTCGACGACGTGATGGACCACCTGGAGGCCGTGGGCAACCTGCTCTACCTGTACGGCCTGACGAAGCTCCCGGCGCTCCCGCGCGAGCTGCACGAGCTGGTCAACGTGCTCGACCAGCAGGCCAAGCTGACCGCCGAGGCGATGCCGCGGCTGCGGTCGATGAAGGACCTCGAGGACTACTGGATCGAGTGCAACCGGCTGGAGAACGACGGCGACCAGGCGTACCGGATGCTGCTGGTCCGCCTCTTCTCCGGCGAGTACGACGCCCTGACCGTGCTCAAGATGAAGGAGGTCGCGGACGAGTTGGAGGCGGCGTGCGACGCCTTCGAGCACGTGGCCAACACCGTCGAGACCATCGCGGTCAAGGAGTCCTGA
- a CDS encoding PPK2 family polyphosphate kinase gives MRDLLRVSPAGTPVDLGAVDPRSTPGLPAAAGRGAARRAWARWQLDLLGAGLGPQQEMLYAAAQRAAGRTAPTGAPADRRAGLEPGAPRRLLLVLQAMDCGGKDGTIKRVAGAMNPLGLHIRSFGPPTPEELRHDFLWRIRRALPPPGYVGIFNRSHYEDVLIARVESLVPEATWRARYDEINAFERELVDAGVTLVKVMLHISYAEQGERLLERLTDPRKHWKYNPGDLDSRARWDDYQAAYGEALARCGTDAAPWYVVPADRKWYRDWAVAHLLRETFDALHLGYPPADFDVAAERRRLRGDRPGPGERQVNGQ, from the coding sequence ATGCGGGACCTGTTACGGGTGTCCCCGGCGGGTACGCCGGTCGACCTGGGTGCGGTCGATCCCCGGTCCACCCCCGGGCTGCCCGCCGCGGCCGGCCGCGGCGCCGCGCGCAGGGCGTGGGCGCGGTGGCAGCTCGACCTGCTCGGCGCGGGGCTGGGCCCCCAGCAGGAGATGCTGTACGCCGCCGCCCAGCGCGCCGCCGGCCGGACCGCCCCCACCGGCGCCCCGGCCGACCGCCGGGCCGGCCTGGAGCCGGGCGCGCCGCGCCGGCTGCTGCTGGTGCTCCAGGCCATGGACTGCGGCGGCAAGGACGGCACGATCAAGCGGGTGGCCGGCGCGATGAACCCCCTCGGCCTGCACATCCGCTCGTTCGGCCCGCCCACGCCCGAAGAGCTGCGGCACGACTTCCTGTGGCGGATCCGCCGGGCCCTGCCCCCGCCCGGGTACGTCGGGATCTTCAACCGGTCGCACTACGAGGACGTGCTGATCGCCCGGGTGGAGTCGCTGGTGCCGGAGGCCACCTGGCGCGCCCGGTACGACGAGATCAACGCCTTCGAGCGGGAGCTGGTCGACGCGGGGGTGACCCTGGTGAAGGTGATGCTGCACATCTCGTACGCCGAGCAGGGGGAGCGGCTGCTGGAGCGGCTGACCGACCCGCGCAAGCACTGGAAGTACAACCCGGGCGACCTGGACTCCCGGGCCCGGTGGGACGACTACCAGGCCGCGTACGGCGAGGCGCTGGCGCGGTGCGGCACCGACGCCGCGCCCTGGTACGTGGTCCCGGCGGACCGGAAGTGGTACCGGGACTGGGCGGTCGCCCACCTGCTGCGGGAGACGTTCGACGCCCTGCATCTGGGGTATCCGCCCGCCGACTTCGACGTGGCGGCGGAACGGCGGCGGTTGCGGGGCGACCGACCGGGTCCAGGTGAACGGCAGGTGAACGGCCAGTAA